In one Streptomyces sp. T12 genomic region, the following are encoded:
- a CDS encoding peptidase inhibitor family I36 protein, translating to MRTRSVLAALGASVALTMGAASGAGADVGSAAAYDDCPSGYICVYTGLNGTGTMQKWLGNDSNWLTGDKKFTGRVKSICNHGTEDPNNLETVKFYYETDYVNYYAPAAKGWCGNTKSDGSSVKLRSHKWVAS from the coding sequence ATGCGCACACGTTCCGTCCTTGCAGCGCTCGGCGCGTCCGTCGCCCTCACTATGGGTGCCGCAAGTGGCGCGGGAGCCGATGTCGGCTCCGCAGCTGCCTACGACGACTGCCCGTCCGGATACATCTGCGTTTACACGGGCCTCAACGGCACCGGGACCATGCAGAAGTGGCTGGGCAACGACTCCAACTGGCTCACCGGAGACAAGAAGTTCACCGGCAGGGTGAAGTCCATCTGCAACCACGGCACCGAGGACCCCAACAACCTCGAGACTGTGAAGTTCTACTACGAAACGGATTACGTGAACTACTACGCCCCAGCCGCGAAGGGCTGGTGCGGGAACACCAAGAGCGACGGGTCGAGCGTCAAGCTGAGGTCCCACAAGTGGGTGGCCTCCTGA